Proteins encoded in a region of the Saccharothrix ecbatanensis genome:
- a CDS encoding ATP-binding cassette domain-containing protein, giving the protein MSAPADSHDVIQVRGARVNNLADISVDIPKRRLTVFTGVSGSGKSSLVFGTIAAESQRLINETYTAFIQSFMPSLGRPDVDGLRNLSAAIIVDQERMGTNSRSTVGTATDAHTMLRILFSRLGTPHVGTSGAFSFNLPEGMCTHCEGLGRVSTIDVDQLVDRTRSLTDGAITIPGFTVDNWYVQTYLQSGFYDPDKKLQDFTEEEWDAFLNLESTKVKIGKTNVTYEGLLVKVQRLMLGKDRENMQPHIRAFVDRAVTFAECPDCHGARLNAAALESKIDGVNIADCSTMQISDLADWVAKVSDRSVGPMLTTLKELLDSLVEIGLGYLSLDRPAATLSGGEAQRVKMVRHLGSALTDVTYVFDEPTIGLHPHDIQRMNDLLLRLRDKGNTVLVVEHKPETIRIADHVIDLGPGAGANGGHITFTGTVAELRASDTLTGRHLDHRARLRDDIREPAGQLPITGASLHNLKNIDVDIPLGVLTVVTGVAGSGKSSLIHGSLARRPDVVTVDQAAIRGSRRSNPATYTGLLDPIRTAFAKANGVKAALFSANSEGACPKCKGIGLVYTDLAMMAGVASVCEECEGKRFTPEVLTHKLRGKNISEVLGMSVTDAREFFTEKQAKAILDRLVDVGLGYLSLGQPLTTLSGGERQRLKLAIHMAEKASTYILDEPTTGLHLADVDQLLALLDRLVDDGNTVIVIEHHQAVMAHADWIIDLGPGAGHDGGRIVFTGTPADLVENASTLTAQHLRAYVGR; this is encoded by the coding sequence ATGTCCGCACCAGCCGACAGCCACGACGTCATCCAGGTCCGCGGGGCCAGGGTGAACAACCTCGCCGACATCTCCGTCGACATCCCCAAACGACGACTCACCGTCTTCACCGGCGTCTCCGGCTCGGGCAAGTCCTCCCTCGTCTTCGGCACCATCGCCGCCGAGTCCCAACGACTCATCAACGAGACCTACACCGCGTTCATCCAGTCCTTCATGCCCAGCCTCGGCCGCCCCGACGTCGACGGCCTGCGAAACCTCAGCGCCGCGATCATCGTGGACCAGGAACGCATGGGCACGAACTCACGCTCCACCGTCGGCACCGCCACCGACGCCCACACCATGCTCCGCATCCTCTTCAGCCGCCTCGGCACACCCCACGTCGGCACCTCCGGCGCCTTCAGCTTCAACCTCCCCGAAGGCATGTGCACGCACTGCGAAGGCCTCGGCCGCGTCTCCACCATCGACGTCGACCAACTCGTGGACCGCACCAGATCACTCACCGACGGCGCCATCACCATCCCCGGCTTCACCGTCGACAACTGGTACGTCCAGACCTACCTGCAATCCGGCTTCTACGACCCCGACAAGAAACTCCAGGACTTCACCGAAGAGGAATGGGACGCCTTCCTCAACCTCGAATCCACCAAGGTCAAGATCGGCAAGACCAACGTCACCTACGAAGGCCTCCTGGTCAAAGTCCAACGCCTCATGCTCGGCAAGGACCGGGAGAACATGCAGCCGCACATCCGCGCCTTCGTGGACCGCGCGGTCACCTTCGCCGAATGCCCCGACTGCCACGGCGCACGCCTCAACGCCGCCGCCCTCGAATCCAAGATCGACGGCGTCAACATCGCCGACTGCTCCACCATGCAGATCAGCGACCTCGCCGACTGGGTCGCCAAGGTCAGCGACCGCTCCGTCGGCCCCATGCTCACCACCCTCAAGGAACTCCTCGACTCCCTGGTCGAGATCGGCCTCGGCTACCTCAGCCTCGACCGACCCGCCGCCACCCTCTCCGGCGGCGAGGCCCAGCGCGTCAAGATGGTCCGCCACCTCGGCTCCGCCCTCACCGACGTCACCTACGTCTTCGACGAACCCACCATCGGCCTGCACCCCCACGACATCCAGCGGATGAACGACCTCCTGCTCCGCCTCCGCGACAAGGGCAACACCGTCCTCGTGGTCGAGCACAAGCCCGAGACCATCCGCATCGCCGACCACGTCATCGACCTCGGCCCCGGCGCGGGCGCCAACGGCGGCCACATCACCTTCACCGGCACCGTCGCCGAACTCCGCGCCTCCGACACCCTCACCGGCCGCCACCTCGACCACCGCGCCCGCCTCCGCGACGACATCCGCGAACCCGCCGGCCAACTCCCGATCACCGGCGCCTCACTGCACAACCTGAAGAACATCGACGTCGACATCCCCCTCGGCGTGCTCACCGTCGTAACCGGCGTCGCCGGCTCCGGCAAGAGCTCCCTCATCCACGGATCGCTGGCCCGCCGTCCGGACGTCGTCACCGTCGACCAGGCGGCCATCCGCGGCTCACGGCGGTCCAACCCGGCCACCTACACCGGCCTGCTCGACCCGATCCGCACCGCCTTCGCCAAGGCCAACGGCGTCAAAGCCGCACTGTTCAGCGCCAACTCCGAAGGCGCGTGCCCGAAGTGCAAGGGCATCGGCCTCGTCTACACCGACCTCGCGATGATGGCCGGCGTCGCGTCCGTGTGCGAGGAATGCGAAGGCAAGCGGTTCACGCCGGAAGTGCTCACGCACAAGCTCCGCGGCAAGAACATCAGCGAAGTCCTCGGCATGTCCGTCACCGACGCCCGCGAGTTCTTCACCGAGAAGCAGGCCAAGGCGATCCTCGACCGGCTCGTGGACGTCGGCCTCGGCTACCTCTCCCTCGGCCAGCCCTTGACCACGCTGTCCGGCGGCGAGCGGCAGCGGCTCAAGCTCGCGATCCACATGGCGGAGAAGGCGTCCACCTACATCCTGGACGAGCCGACCACCGGCCTGCACCTCGCTGACGTGGACCAACTGCTGGCACTGCTCGACCGCCTGGTGGACGACGGCAACACGGTCATCGTGATCGAGCACCACCAGGCCGTCATGGCCCACGCCGACTGGATCATCGACCTCGGCCCCGGCGCCGGGCACGACGGCGGCCGGATCGTGTTCACCGGCACGCCCGCCGACCTGGTCGAGAACGCGTCCACGCTCACCGCCCAGCACCTCCGGGCCTACGTCGGCCGCTGA